The stretch of DNA tttaataaccaTCAGAGTAATGGTATCATTGCTAATAACAACAATGAGGATAATGCCAGTGAAAATGGCAACAATGGAAGTAACAGTAGTACTCCTGCAATGCCATTCTTTCCTGGTCCAGACATGGTTGTGTTTCCTCCGAGGCCTGGACTCACAATGAACAACAGCAATATTTCACCTGAACAATGtgctacatcaccatcatcacagcaTCGAGTTCAGTCAGCAGGTTCTACCTCAACAAAACCATCAGCagatccatcatcatcaccatcgtcatcggcAACTCCAAATAATTCATCTCATCTAGGCTCTGGTAAGGCCTCTTTTGGCAGTTTCTCTTCTCATCATCTTAACAATGAGCAGAGATCTAGATCTGACAACCACAACAATGATCGgtcttcttcatcatcaacaccaactgGAACTTCTGGTGGTTCAACTGTACCATTTAGTTTTAACTCTAACGCTATGTTCTCACGACGTATGAATATGAACCACTTGGGTCCTAATCATGTCATTGGCAACAATATTGTAGATCCTATTGAACAGCGTATTCATGCACGCAGTCTAAAAACATTTGATTGCTCAATATGCAGCAAAGCTTTCTCTCAGAAAGCAAGTCTTGACAATCATCTGCGCACCCACACAGGTGTTAAGCCATTTACCTGTAGCTTCTGTTGTAAAGCTTTCACTCAAAGAGCCAGCTTGGATAACCATCGCCGTATACATACTGGTGAGAAGCCATTTAACTGTGACATCTGTCAGCGTGCATTTTCTCAGCGAGCAACCCTAAAAAACCATGAAAAGACTCACACAGGTTCATCATCACGAGCATTTTCTAATCGTAgcagtattggtggtagtgaCACTGAAGGTGGTGGAAGCAGCAGTGGTGGACGAAGTGGACGAAATCGAGGAGGAAGTGGGAGTGGCAGTGGGGGGAGCACGAGTACCCCAACGGAAACATTTTCTACAGGAAGTAGGCATCATTTATCAAGGAATGAATCTAAGGCTAATGGTAGTAGCAGTTCTGCTGGCAATGCTACTTCTActagtggaggtggtagtagtggcagtggtaacAGCAGTGGCCGTGctggtagtggcagtagtagtaataatactggtagtagtaacaataataataatagtaatgcagGTAGTGGAAATAGTAGCAATCATCATTCAAGTAGTGACCATACTGGCAGTGCTGCGGTCAGCAGTTCTGGCCATggacaccaccaacaacaacatcatcattcaagccaccaaccaccaccattgGAAAGTAATACAACcagtaataatagcaacagcaacaacactaacccacaccatcagcagcaacatcctcaccatcatcaaccACAGCACCATAGTAACAGCCACCAACATcctagccatcatcatcaccaccatcatcaacaccaacaagcccctccaccacaaccacatccaccaccacctccacaacagcatcatcaccatcacccacacagtagccatcaccatcatcgagaTTCACAGCCCCTTACCCTCAAGCAACAATCATCAAGTATTATTTCAAAGTGGGTGTCATCGACTTGCCTACAGCAGCGCGGAAGCAGCAATGGTATTGATAGTAATTTTGGTTGGCCATCAACACCACTTGCTCCAAGGTGGAGCACAGGCTGGGCTGATGCAGCTAATACAAATCCTTGCGGAGTACTTCACAACAAACAACGGGATTTAAGCTAAGAGAATTTGAATTAAACTGTATGTACTGCCATacaaagcaaaacacacacactctctctctctctctctctctctctctctctctctctctctcacatacaccacAGATACACCTGTTAGTGTGTAAATatgaaaaagtatgtgtgtgtgtatgtgtgtgtataagtgtgtatacagaaatatacatatgtagtatattatatttaattaattctatgcTAAAACTAAATTGTCTACTAATcgttttttaaaaactaaaatagccaagtacttttaatgtatttaaagaggtgtatatgcatacagtgaattaaaaaaaatagttaagaCCATCCAACACTTGTATGATGCTGTGCATTCATCATTACTATTCACTCGTGGTAAACTTCACATATATCATTCAAACATtcttgtacatatacaaataataacatatgtgtgtatatatttataatagtatagacatttttatgtacacacatacattcagaagaataatgtaagtttgtatatgtatatacaccaaaatatcaatataaatatgtactcatATTTGTATGTGATAGTGTGTGCTTGCTTTCACAATGCATTGAtacacgcgtgcatgcacacacacacacacaaaaatatagtcATGGAATCACACACATTACAAAATTTCAATCATGTTTTACACTGACAAATATTTCGCTTAtacatttgaacatatatatgtaaaactcaTAGAGtttgaaatgtttgaaataaaaaaataaaaaaaccttcatgataaacacacatacaagcacactaacgtatccacacacacaataaaaatgtGATTTTAATTTCAACCAGATTCATTGCTTGATTTTCCTTCCTATTGTGCTTCTATACCTATGTATGATTTcattgtaatgtatatgtatatacttaaatgaatatgtaaaatcatggtttataaataaattgttgatgtatataaaagtatgtaataatgtatttgtGTTCACATTATAATCATCTGCATATGTGATGTCTCTTTGTATGGTGAGTGCTTATACaagtccatatatgtgtgtgcttttgtgtgaatggtatcatcatcatcatcatcatcatcatttaatgtcccttgtccatgggttggacggtttgaccatgGTTGGCAAGCtggactctagtctgatttggcatggtttctacgactggatgccttttctaatgcaaCCTCTCCAAAAGTaaaatgggtgctttttatgtgccataagcatgggtaccatttgcatgacactagtgtctgccatgactatgatttcacttggtttgatgggtcttcttctttaGCACGGAATAATGCCataggtcttggtcatttgtcaattgtatatgtgtttatatttgtatccatccatctctttctctttctatctatctatctatctatctatctatctatctaaaaaaagTTTAGACtccaggtgaatatggtacttaagtttaggcaccagaattaagtatggtattatccatacaaattcaaaataaggtgattaaaatcacaATAagcaaagttaatgcagtacgatcgtttcatgcgactccatttatttaagcaacgTGAACATTagatcaaatgtaaaatgcagagcaatcctcagctgcagaaagatatagaaatttactgaaattacatttcaacagaaggacatatttttataactacatttaaactctccaagtagaaaggaagaatccaaaaaaacattttgacttagtcAGACCATACAGGCTACAGTAATGTTcatattgcttaaataaatggagtcgtatgaaatgatcgtactgcattaactttggatatccttgttgcttattttgatatctatctatctatctctctatctatctatctatctatctatctatccagctatatataattatatatatgacatatgtcATGTGTTTgtatcttgttattattgttattattatattgtataacaatatacaaatattgttatatttgtatgttgttattattgtaaacaaacaagtaaattgacaaaatacaatgtctgcaagttgatgactaccacctattcccctccattttcttattgctatatttatatatatatatatatatatatagatattaatatttctaagtctctctaaaggagatatatatatatatgtatatatatatatatatatatNNNNNNNNNNNNNNNNNNNNNNNNNNNNNNNNNNNNNNNNNNNNNNNNNNNNNNNNNNNNNNNNNNNNNNNNNNNNNNNNNNNNNNNNNNNNNNNNNNNNNNNNNNNNNNNNNNNNNNNNNNNNNNNNNNNNNNNNNNNNNNNNNNNNNNNNNNNNNNNNNNNNNNNNNNNNNNNNNNNNNNNNNNNNNNNNNNNNNNNNNNNNNNNNNNNNNNNNNNNNNNNNNNNNNNNNNNNNNNNNNNNNNNNNNNNNNNNNNNNNNNNNNNNNNNNNNNNNNNNNNNNNNNNNNNNNNNNNNNNNNNNNNNNNNNNNNNtatatatatatatatatatatatatatcatcatcgtttaacgcccgccttccatgctagcatgggttggacgatttgattaaggactggtgaaccagatggctgcaccaggctccaatctgatttggcagagtttctacagctggatgcccttctttacgtcaaccactccaagagtgtagtgggtgcttttacgtgccactggcacgagggtcagtcaggcggtactggcaacggccatgctcaaaatggcgttttttacatgccacctgcacaggagccagtccagcggcactgacaacaacctcgctcgaatgttttttcatgtgccattggcacaagtgccagtagggCGATGCTGGTAActatcatgctcaaatggtgctatttatgtgtcaGTGGAACGGAAACCAGACCGCTGCTCttgcaatgatcacacttggacAGTACTCTTAGCATTCCACTGGCATTGAATTTGGtcagtcatcatatatatatttatatatatgtatttatatatatgtatttatatatatatgtatttatatatatataaatatttatatatatatatgtatatatatatatatatatatatatatatatatatatgtttcatcatcatcatcattgtttaacgtccgctttccatgctagcatgggttggacaatttgactgaagactggcgaaccaaatggctacaccaggctccaatctaatctggcagagtttctactgttggatgcccttcctaatgccaaccactcgaagagtgtagtgagtgcttttacgtgccaccagcatgagagccagtctggcggtactggcaacagccacgctcaaatggtgtttttacgtgccacctgcacaggagtcagtgtAGCGatgcaacgacctcgcttgaatgtttcgttcacatgccactggcacaagtgccagtaaggcgatgctagtaacgatcatgctcaaatggtgctttttacgtgccatcggcatggaagccagaccgctgctctggcagtgatcctgctcggatggtgcGGTTAGTGctccactgacatgggtgccagtcattgaatttggttctgttatgatttcacttgccccaacaggtcttcgcaagcagaatttagtgtccaatgaaggatgGTTGGCATatgtgccagtcgttgaatttggtttgatttcgatttcaattttgatttcacttgcctcaacagggcTTAGCAAGCAGggatttgtgtccaaagaaggaaaggtatgcataagtgggctagctacacccctggtaaaggtcACGGGtaatggtttcacttggcttgccgggtcttctcacacacagcatatttcgaaaggtcttggtcactagtcattaccttggtgaggcctaatgtttgaaggtaatgcttcaccacctcatcccaggtcttcctgggtctacctcttccacaggtaccatcaaCCGCttggctgtggcactttttcacacagctatcctcatctattctcgccaaatgaccataccagtgcaatcgtctctcttgcacaccacaactgatgcttcttaggtccaacttttctctcaaggtactaacactctgtcgagtatgcacactgacattacacatccatcggagcatactggcttcgttctttgtgagcttacgcatgtcttcagcagtcacagcccatctttcactgccatgtagcatggctgttcgtacacatgcgtcatacagtctgccttttactctgagtgataggccctttgtcaccaacagaggtaagagctctctgaactttgcccaggctattcttattctagcagctacagtTTCAGCGCACCGTCCCCCACTACTGACTCGGTCACCTAGGTAaaggaagctatcaactacttctagtttttctccctggaatgtggtagaagttgttttttttcaatgtttattgctcctgagcatctaccacatacaaaaactatcttgctaattagccttcctttgatattgctgcacctcttaggtgtccatagcttacactgggtagggccatctacctgaaggggtttgtggtttgtctacctttctacttattaggactttagttttagctaggttgactctaaggcccttcgattgtaatccttgcttccacacctgaaacttctctagttctgatagtgactcagcaattaaagcaaggtcatcagcatagaggagctcccaggggcatcctgtcttgaattcctgtgttattgcctggaggactatgataaataggaggaggctgaggactgaaccttggtggacccctacttctacctggaattcttcactgtactcattgccaaccctcaccctaCTAAcggcgtccctgtacatggctcgcacagctctcaaaggctttctccatgtcaacaaaagccaggtacaatGTTTTATCTTTgtctaggtatttctcctgcagctgtcttaccagaaatatagcatcagtggtgcttttccctggcatgaacccaaactgcatctcatctaaactgactctctccctaattagttgggctatgaccctctctgtgaccttcattacctgtaatgttatatatatataagagatggcAGCGACATCCGAAAATTGGAGCTTTATCATGGCTATTGACGAATTGTCACATTATTTACagttaaattcctctatttacataatatcggggtcaaccaaagccttgtgagtggatttggtagacggaaactgaaagaccatcgtatatatatatatataaatatatatatacatatatatacatatataNNNNNNNNNNNNNNNNNNNNNNNNNNNNNNNNNNNNNNNNNNNNNNNNNNNNNNNNNNNNNNNNNNNNNNNNNNNNNNNNNNNNNNNNNNNNNNNNNNNNNNNNNNNNNNNNNNNNNNNNNNNNNNNNNNNNNNNNNNNNNNNNNNNNNNNNNNNNNNNNNNNNNNNNNNNNNNNNNNNNNNNNNNNNNNNNNNNNNNNNNNNNNNNNNNNNNNNNNNNNNNNNNNNNNNNNNNNNNNNNNNNNNNNNNNNNNNNNNNNNNNNNNNNNNNNNNNNNNNNNNNNNNNNNNNNNNNNNNNNNNNNNNNNNNNNNNNNNNNNNNNNNNNNNNNNNNNNNNNNNNNNNNNNNNNNNNNNNNNNNNNNNNNNNNNNNNNNNNNNNNNNNNNNNNNNNNNNNNNNNNNNNNNNNNNNNNNNNNNNNNNNNNNNNNNNNNNNNNNNNNNNNNNNNNNNNNNNNNNNNNNNNNNNNNNNNNNNNNNNNNNNNNNNNNNNNNNNNNNNNNNNNNNNNNNNNNNNNNNNNNNNNNNNNNNNNNNNNNNNNNNNNNNNNNNNNNNNNNNNNNNNNNNNNNNNNNNNNNNNNNNNNNNNNNNNNNNNNNNNNNNNNNNNNNNNNNNNNNNNNNNNNNNNNNNNNNNNNNNNNNNNNNNNNNNNNNNNNNNNNNNNNNNNNNNNNNNNNNNNNNNNNNNNNNNNNNNNNNNNNNNNNNNNNNNNNNNNNNNNNNNNNNNNNNNNNNNNNNNNNNNNNNNNNNNNNNNNNNNNNNNNNNNNNNNNNNNNNNNNNNNNNNNNNNNNNNNNNNNNNNNNNNNNNNNNNNNNNNNNNNNNNNNNNNNNNNNNNNNNNNNNNNNNNNNNNNNNNNNNNNNNNNNNNNNNNNNNNNNNNNNNNNNNNNNNNNNNNNNNNNNNNNNNNNNNNNNNNNNNNNNNNNNNNNNNNNNNNNNNNNNNNNNNNNNNNNNNNNNNNNNNNNNNNNNNNNNNNNNNNNNNNNNNNNNNNNNNNNNNNNNNNNNNNNNNNNNNNNNNNNNNNNNNNNNNNNNNNNNNNNNNNNNNNNNNNNNNNNNNNNNNNNNNNNNNNNNNNNNNNNNNNNNNNNNNNNNNNNNNNNNNNNNNNNNNNNNNNNNNNNNNNNNNNNNNNNNNNNNNNNNNNNNNNNNNNNNNNNNNNNNNNNNNNNNNNNNNNNNNNNNNNNNNNNNNNNNNNNNNNNNNNNNNNNNNNNNNNNNNNNNNNNNNNNNNNNNNNNNNNNNNNNNNNNNNNNNNNNNNNNNNNNNNNNNNNNNNNNNNNNNNNNNNNNNNNNNNNNNNNNNNNNNNNNNNNNNNNNNNNNNNNNNNNNNNNNNNNNNNNNNNNNNNNNNNNNNNNNNNNNNNNNNNNNNNNNNNNNNNNNNNNNNNNNNNNNNNNNNNNNNNNNNNNNNNNNNNNNNNNNNNNNNNNNNNNNNNNNNNNNNNNNNNNNNNNNNNNNNNNtatatatatatatatatatatatatttatataaatttatttaaatatatctatatatatatttatttatatatatttatttatacatatttatatatatatttatttatatatatttatatacatatgtatatttatatatatatatgtacacatatatatatttatttatttatgtatatatatttatatacatgtttatatatgtatatatatatatatatatttatttatttacatatatttatatatatatatatatatatatatatggttctttTGCCAGTGAAGTACGATGAGGCATATGACACTTTTTCTTAAGACTTTTTTATTCATCATTGTCAATGGTCTATTATCTTACCATCTTGTTTTACTTACTTCTTCAAGATACCTAGGTGTATAAAAAATCACAATCAATAACTTTGGCGTGGTCtctgtattgttatatattttaataacagcTTGACTCAGCTCTTTATGACTTCAAGTTTTGTCGGTGCATAGGATTGACTCATCTTGAGATTTATATGCCCTGTGTGTCTACAGAACTTAGAGCTGAGTTATTAGTatgttattaatatgtatatattaaggtgatgagcttgcagaattattagcatgctgggcaaaatgcttagtagcatcttgtctgtctttatattctgagttcaaattctgccaaggtcgactttgcctttcatcctgatGGTGTTGATGAGATGAGtagctggggttgatgtaatcgacttatccctccctGAAAGTGCTgaccctgtggcaaaatttgaaatcaatcaatatgtacgtgtatatataaatatgtgtatgtttgcgtgtgtataggcacaggtgtgggtatgtggttaagaggcttgcttcacaaccatgtggtctcaggttcagtcttactgcacagcactttgagcaagtgtcttcgactataacTCTGGACTGACCAAATCTtttttagtggatttggtagagagaaaccgaaagaagcctatcaggtgtgtgtgtgtgtgtgtgtgtgtgtgtgtgtgtaaccttgtcttgacattgtatgatggttgtaaatgagcatcatcatcattaccatacaaacaatgatgttcatttccagttttccatggaAGACATGTCCATCCATAGGAAATagataagggttagtgacaggatgGGCAGGTATAGAGAATATGCTGCACCAAATTCTGTCTCaccctgcaagcatggaaaagtggacatgaaatgatgatgatgattgtatatatatatatatttatatatatatatatatatacacacacacacacacacatatatatatatatatacatattctgttattcttttaattgtttctgtcatttgactgcagccatgctggagcactgccttaaagcattttagttgaagaaattgacccctagacttattctttgtaagcttagtacttattctactggtctcttttgctgaaccactaagttatgggagcaTAAACACATCAGTATTGGTTGGCAAGTGATGGCGGGGTGgggtgggcaaacacagacacgctcacatacatacatacatacatacatgcacgcacacacaatgggcttctttcagtttccgtttacgaaatccactcacaaggctttggttggctcaatgctatagtagaagacacttgcctaaggtgccatacagtggaactgaacccagaactatgtggttaggaagcaagcttcttaccgcacagtcataactgtgcttatatatatatatatNNNNNNNNNNNNNNNNNNNNNNNNNNNNNNNNNNNNNNNNNNNNNNNNNNNNNNNNNNNNNNNNNNNNNNNNNNNNNNNNNNNNNNNNNNNNNNNNNNNNNNNNNNNNNNNNNNNNNNNNNNNNNNNNNNNNNNNNNNNNNNNNNNNNNNNNNNNNNNNNNNNNNNNNNNNNNNNNNNNNNNNNNNNNNNNNNNNNNNNNNNNNNNNNNNNNNNNNNNNNNNNNNNNNNNNNNNNNNNNNNNNNNNNNNNNNNNNNNNNNNNNNNNNNtatatatatatatatcatggtcaGATGATAAGGAAGAAAAGGCAAAACAGATTGAAGAATAAGATAAAGTGCTTAGagataataatatgataaaatgaagaaaactgaCCATTTCTGTACTTATCAACTGTTTCTTTGAAGGATCTAAATTACCCACCACCTTTCACAACAAAACAACTGGCTCCATTCTACACTCAAATCAGCCTCTATATAAAGTTAATTTATGACCTTCTAGCTTTACCTCCCTTTTtgaaacaattagaaaaataaGTTTGTAGGTAAATTCTTCCCTGTATACCTAAATATTACTGGACGACAAAGATTTTTCAACTGGGGTAAAAGCATGTGGTTTAGACTAAATTGAGGATGCTGATTCCGAATCTACACTCAGAATTGTTCTAGCACGTCAGGATTTTGGGTTATATGCATGTGCAAGATTATAACTATACTTTTAGCTCGATATAGGCtgtattataaaatttgctaaaatgaaaacagtcttaattcaaaattaaagaattaacagcaataaaacaaacaatgagaaaGTTCGTTATTTAGTTCAGCAATAGATGGCGCTGACATATTGTCTACAGTGCTACGCACGTCAGTTTGTTCTTGGTAACTCTCAGTGTCATTTGTGCTGCCGTCACATGTGGTATATGTGTCTCTCGCTATGTGTGATTACTGTTTTAACTGTGTTCATTGTGTTAGATCATgaataggagaggctgtgtgaaTCACACAGAGAATTTTTGTTATATCTGTGGAAAATTTGCTCCATGTGACCAGCAGAAGAACATTGCCACCAAATTAAAAATTGCCTATAAATACTATTTTGAGTGTTAAGTTGGGGACCAAGGCAAGAAGTGGGCACTTCATAAATGCTGCACCGTCTGTTACTCAGGGCTTACAGAGTGGCTGAATGGAAAACAGAAGGGAATATCTTTTGCATTACCAATGGTATGGCGTGAGCCAGCCAATCATGTCTCTCATTGTTACTTTTGCATGACTAATATTAGTGGTTTCTCAAAGAAGACCAAAACAAAAATTGTGTATGCAGATTGTAAGTCGGCTCTAAAAATGGTCCCGCAGTTCCCCTCTCACATGCTTCTCTTGAAAATCTTGACACATCACACAATGAACCCTCTGACTGTCCTATTGACGAAGAGTACATAGTTGATTCTAAGAAAAATAAGCCAGGCTAGTTTAATCAAGAAGATTTGAATGACTTAGTAAGAGACCCAGCATTGTCAAAAGAGAGGGCAGAAGTTTTGTGATCCAAACTACAACAACAGAATCTCCTACAGCAAGGAAGGGaaatttccattttctgttcTTGCCATAAAGGCTTATCTGTCTTtttcaagcaagaaaataatgcttgtttCTCTACTGATGTTAATGCACTCATGCAAAAACTAGGACACGTGCATGTGGCTAACGAATGGAGATTGTTTATAGACTCGAGTAAGGTTAGCCTCACATAATGGTAATGAAAAACCTTCCATTCCTGTGGGTCATGTCGGTATGGAAGAAACTTATGAATCGATGGAACTCATTCTGAAAGGAGTTAATTACTCAGTTCATAAGTGGAATATTTGTGGTGATTTAAAGGTGTTTTTCCCCCTCCTAGGATTGCAGCTGGGATACACCAAAAATATGTGCTTCTTGTGTGTTTGGAACAACCACAATGACAGCAATCATTACACTGTAAAAGACTGGCCTAAAAGAGATGAGTGCATAGTTGGTCGGTACAATGTGCAGCATGTGCCACTAGTAGACCCGCAAAAGATCTTCCTTCCACCCCTTCATGTCAAACTCAGCCTCATGGAAAACTTCGTAAAAGCAATGACACATGATGGTTGTGGCTTCCAGTACCTAAAAGTAAAATTTGGTGCAGAGAAATGTGACGCAAAACTTAAAGCAGACATTTTCATTGTACCGGAGATCAGAGAATTGATATCTTATAGCAAATTCAGAGTTAAACTGAATCCAATTGAGCTGACAGCATGGGATTCATTTGTATTAGTTGTACAGAACTTTCTTGAAAATCATAGAGCTGAAAACTATgctgatttaataaacaacatgCTAACAGCATATGAAAGAATGCGATGCTGAATGTCCCTT from Octopus bimaculoides isolate UCB-OBI-ISO-001 chromosome 14, ASM119413v2, whole genome shotgun sequence encodes:
- the LOC106884028 gene encoding uncharacterized protein LOC106884028 — translated: MYAFQPLYAMGNPQFNFTPPTSATPGLPTMPPNGQHLHTNHLHHHSMKRSSGMSNCCGSSSSSSGGPNPSTLHNQTSDQPTISSPPPSSSAASPPLKTSTPSTSAISSPTTTTTSSVEQRSGTGITSHSHSHPYNTTTGSGTSGGGSSTTKPYKCQVCRKGFARRSTFNSHERTRDSEKHFNCAYCSKAFPKRDRLRSHELTHTGIRPFACPDCPRAFSQRTSLDNHRRTHTGEKPFICFYCSKAFAQRANLDNHKRIHTGERPFCCFFCGKCFSQRATLMNHERTHFTNKFNNHQSNGIIANNNNEDNASENGNNGSNSSTPAMPFFPGPDMVVFPPRPGLTMNNSNISPEQCATSPSSQHRVQSAGSTSTKPSADPSSSPSSSATPNNSSHLGSGKASFGSFSSHHLNNEQRSRSDNHNNDRSSSSSTPTGTSGGSTVPFSFNSNAMFSRRMNMNHLGPNHVIGNNIVDPIEQRIHARSLKTFDCSICSKAFSQKASLDNHLRTHTGVKPFTCSFCCKAFTQRASLDNHRRIHTGEKPFNCDICQRAFSQRATLKNHEKTHTGSSSRAFSNRSSIGGSDTEGGGSSSGGRSGRNRGGSGSGSGGSTSTPTETFSTGSRHHLSRNESKANGSSSSAGNATSTSGGGSSGSGNSSGRAGSGSSSNNTGSSNNNNNSNAGSGNSSNHHSSSDHTGSAAVSSSGHGHHQQQHHHSSHQPPPLESNTTSNNSNSNNTNPHHQQQHPHHHQPQHHSNSHQHPSHHHHHHHQHQQAPPPQPHPPPPPQQHHHHHPHSSHHHHRDSQPLTLKQQSSSIISKWVSSTCLQQRGSSNGIDSNFGWPSTPLAPRWSTGWADAANTNPCGVLHNKQRDLS